From a single Bryobacter aggregatus MPL3 genomic region:
- a CDS encoding exodeoxyribonuclease III: MSEVQDIKRIATWNVNGIRACAKSGLAEWLQTHDADVILLQEVRADAHQIPEDIACLSHYNQHWYAATVRKGYSGTGILSKDVPLKVYSGLGYEEFDGEGRAIAAEFDRYIVVSAYFPNSQALGGRIDYKLRFCAAMEGWLEKLGRTGKPVVLGGDFNVAPYPIDLARPKDNEKNPGYLPEERAWMDAFLKSGWIDTWRHLNPGVVKYSWWSARMNARAKNIGWRIDFNVVASKFADRIAAADMLNDITGSDHCPVTLDLRV; this comes from the coding sequence TCTGGCCGAGTGGCTGCAGACTCACGATGCGGATGTGATTCTGCTCCAGGAAGTGCGTGCGGATGCGCACCAGATTCCCGAGGACATTGCCTGCCTGTCGCACTACAACCAGCACTGGTATGCTGCGACGGTACGCAAAGGCTATAGCGGCACTGGCATCCTGTCGAAGGATGTCCCGCTGAAGGTTTACTCCGGCCTGGGCTACGAGGAGTTTGACGGCGAAGGCCGTGCGATTGCGGCCGAGTTTGATCGCTACATCGTCGTCAGCGCCTACTTCCCGAATTCACAGGCTCTCGGCGGGCGCATCGATTACAAGCTGCGCTTCTGCGCGGCGATGGAAGGCTGGCTTGAGAAGCTGGGCCGCACTGGCAAGCCCGTTGTCCTCGGGGGCGACTTCAACGTTGCGCCCTATCCGATTGATCTCGCACGGCCCAAAGACAACGAAAAGAATCCCGGCTACCTGCCGGAAGAGCGTGCCTGGATGGACGCCTTCCTCAAGAGTGGCTGGATCGACACCTGGCGCCATCTGAACCCGGGTGTGGTGAAGTATTCCTGGTGGAGCGCCCGCATGAACGCCCGCGCCAAGAATATCGGTTGGAGAATTGACTTTAACGTGGTTGCCAGCAAATTTGCTGACCGCATTGCCGCTGCCGATATGCTCAATGACATTACCGGCAGCGACCATTGTCCTGTGACTCTCGATCTGCGCGTTTAA
- a CDS encoding PQQ-dependent dehydrogenase, methanol/ethanol family yields MFPALSRRLAAACFSLTVLVGQEHTPQNEKNPLAADATAVESGKKLFGQACQACHGGNAAGSDRGPALATGIFKHGAKDGEIFLNIRNGITGTQMPAFQKLGITEAWQIVSYLRSLSSSTVKVNETVPGDPKKGEALYFGKASCFRCHEVNGRGGIVAPDLSAAAGTPAEALKNKILKPNELIGGQKGPGMIEVVTAEGKTITGLRRNEDSFVVQISERDGSFHMLDKASLKSRKTIETSMMPANYATRLSGEEIQDIVAYLKTLTARDYAATVRGDLPAGGLSYERIRNASKEPQNWLTYWGDYAGKHFSQLQQITPANVKQLQAKWSVQMPGDSILETTPIVIDGIMYTAGMPGQVFALDARTGMQIWKYQRTQKKVNAFESNRYNRGVAVLGNRVFFGTLDAALVALDRRTGRPLWETQVADTMEGYSVTVAPLVVKDKVIVGVAGGEHGIRGFLDAYDVVTGKRVWRFNTVPGPGEFGHETWKGDSWKLGGAPTWLTGSYDAELDTLYWATGNPGPDMDAEIRKGDNLFSCSVLALDPATGKRKWHYQFTPNDSHDWDANQDLVLVDRVIDGVQRKLLVQTNRNGIFYVLDRTNGKLLFGKPYVRQTWNAGFEADGRPKVIPNTDSTPEGRVVYPTLVGGTNWQSPSFDSSNGMLYTVYADGAERFIREKSVYEPGKAYWGGRSVATGDKPLAGIKAIDTATGDVKWEHPLSRGSLAAGVLATSTGVLFSATAEGNLIALEAATGKYLWRMQTGATTATSPISYAVDGKQYVAIAAGQVLYSFALPE; encoded by the coding sequence ATGTTCCCTGCCCTGTCGCGGCGCCTTGCGGCCGCTTGTTTCTCGTTGACTGTCCTTGTTGGACAGGAACACACGCCGCAGAATGAAAAGAATCCACTCGCTGCTGACGCAACCGCAGTTGAATCCGGCAAAAAACTGTTTGGCCAAGCCTGCCAGGCCTGTCACGGTGGAAATGCGGCAGGAAGCGACCGTGGACCCGCCCTTGCGACAGGAATTTTTAAGCATGGAGCGAAAGACGGAGAGATCTTCCTCAACATTCGCAACGGTATCACGGGCACGCAGATGCCCGCCTTCCAAAAGCTCGGGATTACCGAAGCGTGGCAGATTGTCAGCTATCTTCGCAGCCTGAGTAGCAGCACCGTCAAAGTAAACGAGACCGTGCCGGGCGATCCGAAGAAAGGCGAAGCCCTGTACTTCGGAAAAGCCTCCTGCTTCCGTTGCCATGAGGTGAACGGACGAGGCGGCATTGTCGCGCCAGATCTCTCTGCAGCAGCAGGAACTCCGGCCGAAGCACTGAAGAATAAGATCCTCAAACCGAACGAGCTGATCGGCGGCCAGAAAGGCCCGGGCATGATCGAAGTGGTCACCGCCGAAGGTAAAACCATAACCGGTCTCAGGCGCAATGAAGATAGCTTCGTCGTGCAAATCAGCGAACGTGACGGTAGCTTCCATATGCTCGACAAGGCCAGCCTCAAGAGCCGGAAGACGATCGAAACCTCGATGATGCCTGCGAACTATGCCACCCGCCTCAGTGGCGAGGAGATCCAGGACATCGTCGCTTATCTCAAAACCCTGACCGCTCGCGATTACGCAGCCACCGTACGCGGCGACTTACCCGCCGGCGGCCTGAGCTATGAGCGGATTCGGAATGCCTCCAAGGAGCCGCAAAACTGGCTCACCTACTGGGGAGACTACGCAGGCAAGCACTTCAGCCAGCTCCAGCAGATTACTCCGGCCAATGTGAAGCAGTTGCAGGCCAAGTGGTCTGTGCAGATGCCTGGCGACTCGATCCTCGAAACCACCCCGATCGTGATCGACGGCATCATGTACACGGCCGGAATGCCAGGCCAGGTCTTTGCGCTCGATGCGCGCACCGGCATGCAGATCTGGAAGTACCAGCGCACGCAAAAGAAGGTAAACGCCTTTGAGAGCAACCGCTACAACCGCGGCGTCGCGGTGTTGGGCAATCGCGTCTTCTTCGGAACCCTCGATGCGGCGCTCGTCGCACTCGACCGGCGCACCGGACGTCCGCTTTGGGAAACCCAAGTGGCCGACACCATGGAAGGCTACAGCGTCACCGTCGCGCCACTGGTGGTGAAGGACAAGGTGATTGTCGGCGTCGCCGGTGGCGAGCATGGCATTCGCGGCTTTCTCGATGCTTATGACGTTGTGACCGGCAAGCGGGTATGGCGATTCAACACCGTTCCGGGACCTGGCGAATTCGGTCATGAGACATGGAAGGGCGATAGCTGGAAGCTTGGTGGCGCGCCCACCTGGCTCACTGGCAGCTATGATGCCGAACTCGATACGCTGTACTGGGCCACCGGCAATCCCGGGCCCGATATGGACGCTGAAATTCGCAAGGGCGACAACCTGTTTTCCTGCTCCGTGCTCGCCCTCGATCCTGCGACTGGCAAGCGCAAATGGCACTACCAGTTCACCCCCAATGACAGCCACGATTGGGATGCGAATCAGGATCTGGTGCTGGTCGACCGGGTGATCGATGGAGTGCAGCGCAAGCTGCTGGTGCAGACCAATCGGAATGGGATCTTCTATGTGCTCGATCGTACGAACGGTAAACTGCTCTTTGGCAAGCCCTATGTCCGCCAAACCTGGAACGCCGGCTTTGAGGCCGATGGTCGCCCGAAGGTGATTCCAAATACAGACTCCACACCCGAAGGCCGCGTCGTCTATCCGACCCTCGTCGGCGGCACCAACTGGCAGAGCCCTTCCTTCGACAGCAGCAATGGAATGCTCTACACGGTCTATGCCGATGGCGCCGAGCGCTTCATTCGCGAGAAGAGTGTCTATGAGCCCGGCAAGGCCTACTGGGGTGGCCGCTCCGTTGCCACCGGCGACAAGCCGCTGGCAGGCATCAAGGCCATCGACACAGCGACGGGGGATGTGAAGTGGGAACATCCGCTGTCACGGGGATCGCTTGCTGCGGGCGTGCTCGCCACCTCGACGGGCGTGCTGTTCTCCGCAACGGCAGAGGGCAATCTGATTGCGCTGGAGGCGGCAACGGGCAAGTATCTGTGGAGGATGCAGACGGGCGCCACCACGGCCACTTCACCGATCAGCTACGCGGTGGACGGCAAGCAGTATGTCGCGATTGCGGCAGGCCAGGTGTTGTACAGTTTTGCGCTGCCTGAATAG
- a CDS encoding pseudouridine synthase: MDRPIKKTTKSPITSKTLERVISKAGLGSRTDARHWIHSRRVTVNGRMVENPDEWIDPIQDRIELDGRLVKTLDKLYILLYKPAGYITSKGDPEGRKTVYDLLTDVPSFVGTVGRLDEDTSGLLLLTNDTALAERMTNPEFHVPKTYLVKCSTKLSDEALETLRQGVELKDGMTRPAIVNRVRENESKSFVELTITEGKNRQVRRMIEAMDSQVLKLVRTNLGPLTLTGLESGKWRHLNPGEVTKLMKLAGMEEKPVRKETEAAPDAQGGMRPPSRTQFGRSKPVESDWSAKSPSRDRSDRAPRGGDSRSDSQWSPKKSTWNPKPRTGSKAEWAPRGDDAPRGDSNWSPKPKSDWGAKPPSRGKAEWSPRGGDASRGDSNWSPKPKSDWGAKPPSRGKSDWAPRGGDAPRGDSNWSPKPKSDWGAKPPSRGKSDWAPRGGDAPRGDSNWSPKPKSDWGAKPPSRGKSDWAPRGGDAPRGDSNWSPKPKSDWGAKPPSRGKSDWAPRGGDDSRSGSNWSPKPKSDWGAKPPSRGKSDWAPRGGDDSRGGSNWSPKPKSDWGSKPPARGKAEWSPRGGDDSRSGSNWSPKPKSDWGAKPPSRGKSDWAPRGGDAPRGDSKWSPKPKSDWSAKPPSRGDWGPKTSFRPQAESHSKPPFKGPSKGVGDRRFTRRRDQ, from the coding sequence ATGGACCGCCCAATAAAGAAAACAACCAAGAGCCCGATTACGAGCAAGACGCTCGAACGCGTGATCTCCAAGGCGGGCCTGGGCTCGCGAACGGATGCACGGCACTGGATCCACTCGCGGCGGGTGACGGTGAATGGCAGGATGGTCGAGAATCCGGATGAGTGGATCGATCCGATCCAGGACCGGATTGAATTGGACGGGCGTCTGGTCAAGACGCTCGACAAGCTTTACATCCTCCTTTATAAGCCCGCAGGCTACATTACGAGTAAGGGCGACCCGGAAGGCCGGAAGACCGTCTACGACCTGCTTACCGACGTTCCATCCTTTGTCGGGACCGTGGGCCGGCTGGATGAAGATACCAGCGGACTGCTCTTGCTGACCAATGACACGGCGCTCGCCGAGCGGATGACGAATCCGGAATTCCATGTGCCGAAGACTTATCTCGTGAAGTGTTCGACCAAACTGTCGGATGAGGCGCTCGAGACGCTGCGCCAAGGCGTGGAATTGAAGGATGGCATGACAAGGCCGGCGATCGTCAACCGGGTGCGTGAGAACGAATCGAAGAGCTTTGTCGAGCTCACGATTACCGAAGGCAAAAACCGGCAAGTGCGCCGGATGATCGAGGCGATGGATAGCCAGGTATTGAAGCTGGTGCGGACCAATCTGGGGCCGCTGACCCTGACGGGACTTGAATCCGGCAAGTGGCGCCATCTGAATCCGGGCGAAGTGACGAAACTCATGAAGCTGGCTGGGATGGAAGAGAAGCCGGTACGGAAGGAAACGGAAGCGGCCCCGGATGCGCAAGGAGGAATGAGGCCGCCTTCACGGACGCAGTTCGGCCGGTCGAAGCCGGTTGAGTCAGATTGGAGTGCGAAATCGCCTTCACGCGATAGATCCGATCGGGCGCCTCGCGGCGGCGATTCTCGTAGCGACTCACAATGGTCTCCCAAGAAGTCCACTTGGAATCCGAAACCACGTACGGGCAGCAAGGCGGAGTGGGCACCTCGCGGGGACGACGCTCCCCGTGGCGACTCGAACTGGTCTCCGAAGCCGAAGTCCGACTGGGGTGCGAAGCCTCCTTCGCGTGGTAAGGCGGAGTGGTCCCCTCGTGGTGGTGATGCTTCTCGTGGCGACTCGAACTGGTCCCCGAAGCCGAAGTCCGACTGGGGTGCAAAACCTCCTTCGCGTGGTAAATCCGACTGGGCACCTCGTGGTGGTGACGCTCCCCGTGGCGACTCAAACTGGTCGCCGAAGCCGAAGTCCGACTGGGGTGCGAAACCTCCTTCACGTGGCAAATCCGACTGGGCACCTCGCGGTGGTGATGCTCCTCGTGGCGACTCGAACTGGTCCCCGAAGCCGAAGTCCGACTGGGGTGCGAAACCTCCTTCACGTGGCAAATCCGACTGGGCACCTCGCGGTGGTGATGCTCCTCGTGGCGACTCGAACTGGTCGCCGAAGCCGAAGTCCGACTGGGGTGCGAAGCCTCCTTCGCGTGGTAAATCCGACTGGGCACCTCGCGGGGGCGACGACTCCCGGAGCGGCTCGAATTGGAGTCCGAAGCCGAAGTCTGACTGGGGTGCGAAACCTCCTTCGCGTGGTAAATCCGACTGGGCACCTCGCGGGGGCGACGACTCGCGGGGCGGCTCGAACTGGTCTCCAAAGCCGAAGTCCGATTGGGGCTCGAAGCCTCCTGCGCGTGGTAAGGCGGAGTGGTCCCCTCGCGGTGGCGACGACTCCCGGAGCGGCTCGAATTGGAGTCCGAAGCCGAAGTCTGATTGGGGTGCGAAACCTCCTTCACGCGGCAAGTCCGACTGGGCACCTCGCGGCGGTGACGCTCCTCGTGGCGACTCCAAGTGGTCCCCCAAACCAAAGTCTGATTGGAGTGCAAAGCCTCCTTCGCGCGGCGATTGGGGCCCGAAAACGTCCTTCCGTCCTCAGGCGGAGAGCCACAGCAAACCTCCATTCAAAGGCCCCTCAAAAGGTGTAGGCGATCGCCGCTTCACCCGCCGGCGTGATCAATAA
- a CDS encoding aldehyde dehydrogenase family protein has protein sequence MRTVRIVAILCDDVGVTMIAVENPATEEVLGEIADSGEAGVNQAVAAARAAFAAGVWARKLPSEKEAILWRIGDLIERDREDLALLVTLETGKTLKESRGSDVGGSADAFRYFAGAVRRIGGRTIAADGPFSVASQREAMGVVGAIVPWNYPLCLAAWKIAPALACGNSVLLKPSELTPFHALKLAELLAEAGVPPGVFQVVNGYGHTTGEALARHMDVDKISFTGSTRTGRRLLLASAESNLKPVSLELGGKSANIVFGDADPKAALRGALWGIFSNQGQICTAGSRLLVQSSLHDEFVDRLVKRVRGLKMGDPRQDDVVLGSLISKQQMERVLGYIKTGKAEGANLVCGGAREGNVGCFVQATVFSGVKNSMRIAQEEIFGPVLSVIRFETEEEALAIANGTSYGLAAAVWTSDLKRANRMASALHAGTVWVNSYNEFDAAVPFGGVKQSGFGRELGQEAIEEFTTVKSIWTAQ, from the coding sequence ATGAGGACTGTACGCATTGTCGCTATTCTATGTGACGATGTTGGGGTGACGATGATTGCGGTGGAGAATCCTGCGACGGAGGAAGTACTCGGGGAGATCGCGGATTCTGGAGAAGCAGGAGTCAACCAGGCGGTCGCCGCCGCGCGCGCTGCCTTTGCAGCCGGAGTGTGGGCCCGGAAGCTGCCAAGCGAGAAGGAAGCGATCCTGTGGCGGATTGGCGATCTGATTGAGCGGGATCGCGAAGATCTGGCCTTGCTGGTGACACTCGAAACCGGCAAGACCTTGAAGGAATCACGTGGGAGCGATGTTGGCGGCTCCGCCGACGCGTTCCGTTATTTTGCCGGCGCCGTGAGGCGAATTGGCGGCAGGACGATTGCGGCGGATGGTCCGTTTTCCGTCGCAAGCCAGCGCGAGGCGATGGGCGTGGTGGGGGCAATCGTGCCCTGGAACTACCCGCTTTGTCTCGCAGCCTGGAAGATTGCGCCTGCCCTCGCCTGTGGCAACAGCGTCCTGCTGAAGCCCAGCGAGTTGACGCCATTTCATGCGTTGAAGCTGGCGGAGTTGCTCGCAGAGGCGGGCGTTCCGCCGGGAGTCTTCCAGGTGGTCAATGGCTATGGCCACACGACGGGCGAAGCCTTGGCGCGGCATATGGATGTCGACAAGATCTCCTTCACCGGCTCGACCCGGACGGGCAGACGCTTGTTGTTGGCCTCGGCAGAGAGTAACTTGAAGCCAGTGAGCCTCGAATTGGGCGGCAAGAGCGCAAATATTGTTTTCGGTGATGCGGACCCGAAAGCTGCGCTTCGCGGAGCACTGTGGGGAATTTTTTCCAATCAGGGGCAAATCTGTACCGCCGGGAGCCGTCTCCTGGTACAGTCCTCCCTCCATGATGAGTTTGTCGACCGGCTGGTGAAACGGGTGCGGGGATTGAAGATGGGAGACCCGCGGCAGGACGATGTCGTACTGGGGAGCCTGATTTCCAAGCAGCAGATGGAGCGGGTTCTCGGTTATATCAAGACAGGAAAAGCAGAGGGAGCAAACCTGGTTTGTGGCGGCGCTCGCGAGGGGAATGTTGGTTGTTTTGTGCAAGCTACGGTGTTTAGCGGAGTAAAGAACAGCATGAGAATCGCGCAGGAAGAGATCTTTGGGCCGGTGCTGAGCGTGATTCGTTTTGAGACGGAAGAGGAAGCGCTCGCCATCGCCAATGGCACCTCCTACGGGCTCGCCGCTGCCGTTTGGACCAGCGATTTGAAGCGGGCTAACCGGATGGCCAGTGCATTGCATGCGGGGACCGTGTGGGTGAACTCTTACAATGAGTTTGACGCAGCTGTTCCGTTTGGTGGTGTGAAGCAGTCAGGCTTTGGACGGGAACTCGGGCAAGAAGCGATCGAAGAATTTACAACAGTGAAGAGTATATGGACCGCCCAATAA
- a CDS encoding SDR family NAD(P)-dependent oxidoreductase: MRTVLITGASKGIGAATALAFAKEGASLLIHYSSDKSGAEAVASEARALGATAETIHADLATLAGAQAFAETLKGRKIDVLINNAGSLLGRHSLASMPSDHWEQTVMLNLSSVFYVTQAVVPHMIEQKQGWIVNVGSIAGRNGGGPGAFAYATCKGAVSALTKGMAKELAPQGIHVNCVAPGVIATHFHEVFSTPQMLESFKANTPAGRLGSSEETADVIAYLCSPQAAYIYGQTIEVNGGMYFA, from the coding sequence ATGCGTACAGTCCTCATTACGGGTGCCAGCAAGGGAATCGGAGCGGCTACGGCTCTGGCCTTCGCGAAAGAAGGGGCATCCCTTCTCATCCATTACTCATCAGACAAGAGCGGAGCCGAAGCAGTGGCCAGCGAAGCTCGGGCCCTCGGCGCCACTGCCGAAACGATCCATGCCGATCTCGCCACTCTGGCCGGTGCACAAGCATTTGCAGAAACACTGAAGGGCCGCAAGATTGACGTACTGATTAATAATGCCGGTTCGCTCCTCGGCAGACACTCTTTAGCCAGCATGCCCTCGGATCATTGGGAGCAGACGGTGATGCTCAATCTCTCGAGCGTCTTTTATGTCACCCAGGCGGTTGTGCCGCACATGATCGAACAGAAGCAGGGTTGGATCGTCAATGTCGGGTCCATTGCCGGACGCAATGGCGGCGGTCCGGGAGCTTTTGCTTACGCCACCTGCAAAGGCGCCGTTTCTGCGCTCACCAAGGGCATGGCCAAAGAACTGGCACCGCAAGGCATCCATGTGAATTGCGTCGCTCCCGGTGTGATCGCCACCCATTTCCACGAGGTTTTCTCGACGCCGCAAATGCTCGAGAGCTTCAAAGCAAACACCCCCGCCGGCCGCTTGGGCAGCAGCGAAGAAACCGCCGATGTCATTGCCTACCTGTGTTCTCCACAAGCCGCGTATATCTACGGCCAAACCATTGAAGTCAACGGTGGCATGTACTTCGCATAG